In a single window of the Salvelinus namaycush isolate Seneca chromosome 18, SaNama_1.0, whole genome shotgun sequence genome:
- the LOC120063126 gene encoding FK506-binding protein 15-like isoform X2 has protein sequence MFAPDDEDGDFLSPTGGAKLASLFGLDQAASQGNESFQYTAPKQPRKTSNPGPPAQKPAVPPGAPAVLLATAIHAFKYLNGQYQKQGKLGAAVLGNQTTREYKLLLYISQQKQVTAAKIHVGFIFTVQPNNYCTFYDDQRQNWSLMFDTEKAAVDFCKEVCLAKVNSAPSLDMVVMQDLTLGEGQGVGNGDSLEVTYTGWLLQNHAVGQVFDFNLNKDKLLRLKLGAGKVIKGWEEGMVGMRKSGRRLMVIPPSLGYGSQGVANRIPADSTLIFEAELRRVKLAKDGGSDRASAGSRDSAASSPAPCVENLGPYLPAGPTLPHATSPGTPGEPPLRAKSNSISEQLTNPDATKAKLISRMAKMGQPMLPFMAGPSSQPDASDSEMEDPRVKERPAAPSPVQISTAPQAPVQVLSYPHGASPSALMSVAMTTAAPQPVMSGSVHAFQPYAYRQSSMSPSQLQPMGQMYPTQAVPYMGGTGEVTSFLMAEARQRNSETRLAVGKVADKVDQLASKIDDLHRHGGHSLAVPSVTMETTMIMHNIQRIIQENESLKKDVYEKSSRIEEQNCKIGELINQNQRYMEQSNLLMEQRNDSLKSSSEHNQARALQAEQDKVRLTEELATCTSRVSQLQQEATSHQQRATELQNKLTSALQDCDTHCTRISSLETQLEELKLTAERGQAQYRTEKQKRKGMDLRVNNMEEELQDLKADKDCMERMVSDRKRKWQAERQRCDEEMEELRRSSQQDLESLRTQLRKARTSTGQAASEQLAQLQAELEEEWKGKCEQALASAKEQQGREMAELAEQRDTLEQRLTQLQEKFSALKQSRDSEEQCLLQQQGQDEEQQVLQEKYSGLEEQWSAVRQKLEGRVAELERRLAEQGGQADSAGQDTAGEVKRVMNGVFHSLRGEFDLHETYTGSTVLGVIVNIIKSVTLQLLNGTERRSSHLREEEVDSDVSHREERPAQDAHVNGKEEEEEQRTEPEQLSESSVQREGDPRDVQERAHLEAVPETKKPTRVELEADTDTDPEHQPLSTQPQPPSPQPQGEITTEPSEPTGINPEENLPSEIGQKTQSEGDISSPEVKKVSVIIEGPLGELKRTSSKATGPQTQLPPPPSPLYDSHEKVTRA, from the exons ATGTTTGCCCCTGACGACGAGGATGGAGATTTTCTGTCACCTACTGGAGG CGCAAAGCTGGCATCACTTTTTGGACTGGACCAAGCAGCAAGTCAGGGGAATGAATCTTTTCAATATACAGCCCCTAAACAGCCCAGGAAGACCTCAAATCCAG GTCCTCCTGCTCAAAAACCTGCTGTCCCTCCAGGTGCTCCTGCAGTACTATTGGCTACAGCTATCCATGCTTTCAAATA TCTTAACGGACAGTATCAGAAACAAGGGAAGCTGGGAGCTGCAGTCCTGGGTAACCAAACAACAAGAGAG TACAAACTCTTGCTTTACATCAGTCAGCAGAAACAAGTGACTGCGGCCAAGATTCATGTTGGCTTCATCTTTACG GTGCAGCCCAACAACTACTGTACTTTTTATGATGACCAGCGCCAGAACTGGTCCCTGATGTTTGACACAGAGAAGGCTGCTGTAGACTTTTGTAAAGAG GTGTGTTTGGCAAAAGTGAACAGCGCCCCCTCCTTAGATATGGTGGTGATGCAGGACCTGACACTAGGGGAGGGGCAGGGAGTTGGGAATGGAGACTCCCTGGAGGTGACATACACAGGCTGGCTCCTGCAGAACCATGCTGTCGGACAG GTGTTTGACTTCAACCTGAACAAAGACAAGCTGCTACGACTGAAACTTGGCGCTGGAAAAGTGATTAAG GGCTGGGAGGAGGGCATGGTGGGTATGAGGAAGTCAGGCCGGCGTCTTATGGTGATCCCCCCCAGTCTGGGCTATGGCTCCCAGGGAGTGGCCAACCGCATCCCAGCAGACAGCACACTCATCTTTGAGGCAGAGCTACGACGG GTGAAGTTGGCGAAAGACGGTGGGTCTGACCGTGCCAGTGCTGGGTCTCGGGACTCTGCTGCCTCTTCACCTGCCCCCTGTGTGGAGAACCTCGGTCCCTACCTCCCGGCAGGGCCCACTCTGCCCCATGCTACAAGCCCCGGGACACCAGG GGAACCACCACTTCGGGCAAAGTCGAATTCCATCAGTGAACAGTTGACA AATCCAGATGCCACCAAAGCCAAGCTGATCTCTCGCATGGCCAAGATGGGCCAGCCCATGTTGCCCTTCATGGCAGGGCCCTCCTCCCAGCCAGACGCCAGTGACTCAGAGATGGAG GACCCCAGAGTGAAGGAGCGTCCTGCTGCGCCCTCTCCTGTACAGATCTCCACTGCCCCCCAAGCTCCAGTGCAAG TGCTTTCTTACCCTCACGGGGCATCGCCCTCTGCCTTGATGTCTGTTGCTATGACAACTGCTGCTCCACAGCCTGTGATGTCAGGCTCCGTCCATGCCTTTCAG CCTTACGCCTACCGACAGTCTTCTATGTCTCCATCTCAACTTCAACCAATGGGCCAGATGTACCCCACCCAGGCAGTACCATACATGGGAGGCACTGGCGAGGTCACTTCCTTCCTTATGGCTGAAGCTCGGCAGCGTAACTCTGAGACCCGATTGGCTGTTGGCAAAGTGGCAGATAAAGTGGACCAGTTGGCTTCAAAG ATTGACGACCTTCATAGGCATGGAGGTCACTCATTGGCTGTGCCCAGTGTCACTATGGAAACCACCATGATTATGCACAACATCCAAAGAATCATTCAG GAAAATGAATCTTTAAAGAAGGACGTGTACGAGAAGAGCTCACGTATAGAGGAGCAGAATTGCAAGATCGGGGAGCTTATCAACCAGAACCAGAG GTATATGGAGCAGAGTAACCTGCTGATGGAGCAGAGGAATGACTCCCTAAAGTCCTCAAGTGAACACAACCAAGCCCGGGCGCTGCAGGCTGAGCAGGATAAG GTAcgtctgacagaggagctggccACGTGCACATCACGGGTGTCCCAGCTGCAGCAGGAGGCCACGTCTCACCAGCAGAGGGCTACAGAGCTGCAGAACAAACTGACCTCTGCCCTGCAGGACTGCGACACACACTGCACACGCATCTCCTCCTTAGAGACCCAACTGGAAG agctgAAGTTGACGGCAGAGAGAGGCCAGGCTCAGTACCGCACAGAGAAGCAGAAACGCAAAGGGATGGATCTCCGGGTGAACAACATGGAGGAGGAACTGCAGGACCTGAAGGCTGACAAAGACTGTATGGAACGA ATGGTGTCGGACAGGAAGAGGAAgtggcaggcagagaggcagcgGTGTGATGAGGAGATGGAGGAGCTGAGGAGGAGCAGCCAGCAGGACTTGGAAAGTCTGAGGACACAGCTCCGCAAGGCCAGGACCAGCACTGGCCAGGCAGCCTCAGAACAG ctaGCCCAACTGCAAGCAGAGCTGGAGGAGGAGTGGAAGGGGAAGTGTGAGCAGGCGTTGGCCTCGGCCAAGGAGCAGCAGGGGCGTGAGATGGCCGAACTGGCAGAGCAAAGAGACACACTGGAGCAGAGACTGACCCAGCTACAGGAAAAG TTCTCAGCTCTGAAGCAGTCCAGGGACTCAGAGGAGCAGTGCTTGTTACAGCAGCAGGGACAGGACGAGGAGCAGCAGGTCCTACAAGAAAAG taTTCAGGCCTGGAGGAGCAGTGGTCAGCTGTGAGACAGAAGCTGGAGGGGCGAGTGGCTGAGCTGGAAAGGAGGCTGGCAGAGCAAGGGGGCCAAGCGGACAGTGCAGGACAGGACACTGCAGGGGAG GTGAAGCGTGTAATGAATGGAGTGTTTCACTCTCTGAGGGGGGAGTTTGACCTACACGAGACTTACACAGGCAGCACTGTGCTCGGAGTAATCGTCAACATCATAAAG AGTGTTACCTTGCAACTGCTCAATGGTACTGAGAGACGTTCATCCCATCTGAGGGAAGAAGAGGTGGACAGTGATGTGAGCCATAGAGAGGAGAGACCAGCTCAGGATGCTCATGTGAATgggaaggaagaagaggaggagcagaggacaGAGCCTGAGCAGCTTAGTGAGTCCTCTgtgcagagggagggagacccCAGAGATGTGCAGGAGAGGGCTCACCTTGAGGCAGTACCAGAGACAAAGAAACCGACTCGAGTGGAGCTAGAGGCAGACACCGACACAGATCCAGAGCACCAACCACTTTCAACCCAGCCACAACCACCATCTCCCCAACCACAGGGAGAGATCACCACAGAGCCTTCTGAACCCACTGGCATAAACCCTGAGGAGAATCTGCCCTCTGAGATAGGACAGAAAACTCAGTCCGAAGGTGACATAAGTAGCCCGGAGGTGAAGAAAGTGAGTGTGATTATTGAGGGTCCCCTGGGTGAACTGAAAAGAACTAGCTCCAAAGCCACAGGTCCTCAAACCCAGCTTCCACCTCCACCAAGCCCTCTGTATGATAGTCATGAGAAAGTAACAAG AGCTTGA
- the LOC120063126 gene encoding FK506-binding protein 15-like isoform X1 encodes MFAPDDEDGDFLSPTGGAKLASLFGLDQAASQGNESFQYTAPKQPRKTSNPGPPAQKPAVPPGAPAVLLATAIHAFKYLNGQYQKQGKLGAAVLGNQTTREYKLLLYISQQKQVTAAKIHVGFIFTVQPNNYCTFYDDQRQNWSLMFDTEKAAVDFCKEVCLAKVNSAPSLDMVVMQDLTLGEGQGVGNGDSLEVTYTGWLLQNHAVGQVFDFNLNKDKLLRLKLGAGKVIKGWEEGMVGMRKSGRRLMVIPPSLGYGSQGVANRIPADSTLIFEAELRRVKLAKDGGSDRASAGSRDSAASSPAPCVENLGPYLPAGPTLPHATSPGTPGEPPLRAKSNSISEQLTNPDATKAKLISRMAKMGQPMLPFMAGPSSQPDASDSEMEDPRVKERPAAPSPVQISTAPQAPVQVLSYPHGASPSALMSVAMTTAAPQPVMSGSVHAFQPYAYRQSSMSPSQLQPMGQMYPTQAVPYMGGTGEVTSFLMAEARQRNSETRLAVGKVADKVDQLASKIDDLHRHGGHSLAVPSVTMETTMIMHNIQRIIQENESLKKDVYEKSSRIEEQNCKIGELINQNQRYMEQSNLLMEQRNDSLKSSSEHNQARALQAEQDKVRLTEELATCTSRVSQLQQEATSHQQRATELQNKLTSALQDCDTHCTRISSLETQLEELKLTAERGQAQYRTEKQKRKGMDLRVNNMEEELQDLKADKDCMERMVSDRKRKWQAERQRCDEEMEELRRSSQQDLESLRTQLRKARTSTGQAASEQLAQLQAELEEEWKGKCEQALASAKEQQGREMAELAEQRDTLEQRLTQLQEKFSALKQSRDSEEQCLLQQQGQDEEQQVLQEKYSGLEEQWSAVRQKLEGRVAELERRLAEQGGQADSAGQDTAGEVKRVMNGVFHSLRGEFDLHETYTGSTVLGVIVNIIKSVTLQLLNGTERRSSHLREEEVDSDVSHREERPAQDAHVNGKEEEEEQRTEPEQLSESSVQREGDPRDVQERAHLEAVPETKKPTRVELEADTDTDPEHQPLSTQPQPPSPQPQGEITTEPSEPTGINPEENLPSEIGQKTQSEGDISSPEVKKVSVIIEGPLGELKRTSSKATGPQTQLPPPPSPLYDSHEKVTSLTEGVGEENGKETFFLSTAPTKPPPTEEDDELSLKGQPPPAPLFCDLEDEDDDLDWLG; translated from the exons ATGTTTGCCCCTGACGACGAGGATGGAGATTTTCTGTCACCTACTGGAGG CGCAAAGCTGGCATCACTTTTTGGACTGGACCAAGCAGCAAGTCAGGGGAATGAATCTTTTCAATATACAGCCCCTAAACAGCCCAGGAAGACCTCAAATCCAG GTCCTCCTGCTCAAAAACCTGCTGTCCCTCCAGGTGCTCCTGCAGTACTATTGGCTACAGCTATCCATGCTTTCAAATA TCTTAACGGACAGTATCAGAAACAAGGGAAGCTGGGAGCTGCAGTCCTGGGTAACCAAACAACAAGAGAG TACAAACTCTTGCTTTACATCAGTCAGCAGAAACAAGTGACTGCGGCCAAGATTCATGTTGGCTTCATCTTTACG GTGCAGCCCAACAACTACTGTACTTTTTATGATGACCAGCGCCAGAACTGGTCCCTGATGTTTGACACAGAGAAGGCTGCTGTAGACTTTTGTAAAGAG GTGTGTTTGGCAAAAGTGAACAGCGCCCCCTCCTTAGATATGGTGGTGATGCAGGACCTGACACTAGGGGAGGGGCAGGGAGTTGGGAATGGAGACTCCCTGGAGGTGACATACACAGGCTGGCTCCTGCAGAACCATGCTGTCGGACAG GTGTTTGACTTCAACCTGAACAAAGACAAGCTGCTACGACTGAAACTTGGCGCTGGAAAAGTGATTAAG GGCTGGGAGGAGGGCATGGTGGGTATGAGGAAGTCAGGCCGGCGTCTTATGGTGATCCCCCCCAGTCTGGGCTATGGCTCCCAGGGAGTGGCCAACCGCATCCCAGCAGACAGCACACTCATCTTTGAGGCAGAGCTACGACGG GTGAAGTTGGCGAAAGACGGTGGGTCTGACCGTGCCAGTGCTGGGTCTCGGGACTCTGCTGCCTCTTCACCTGCCCCCTGTGTGGAGAACCTCGGTCCCTACCTCCCGGCAGGGCCCACTCTGCCCCATGCTACAAGCCCCGGGACACCAGG GGAACCACCACTTCGGGCAAAGTCGAATTCCATCAGTGAACAGTTGACA AATCCAGATGCCACCAAAGCCAAGCTGATCTCTCGCATGGCCAAGATGGGCCAGCCCATGTTGCCCTTCATGGCAGGGCCCTCCTCCCAGCCAGACGCCAGTGACTCAGAGATGGAG GACCCCAGAGTGAAGGAGCGTCCTGCTGCGCCCTCTCCTGTACAGATCTCCACTGCCCCCCAAGCTCCAGTGCAAG TGCTTTCTTACCCTCACGGGGCATCGCCCTCTGCCTTGATGTCTGTTGCTATGACAACTGCTGCTCCACAGCCTGTGATGTCAGGCTCCGTCCATGCCTTTCAG CCTTACGCCTACCGACAGTCTTCTATGTCTCCATCTCAACTTCAACCAATGGGCCAGATGTACCCCACCCAGGCAGTACCATACATGGGAGGCACTGGCGAGGTCACTTCCTTCCTTATGGCTGAAGCTCGGCAGCGTAACTCTGAGACCCGATTGGCTGTTGGCAAAGTGGCAGATAAAGTGGACCAGTTGGCTTCAAAG ATTGACGACCTTCATAGGCATGGAGGTCACTCATTGGCTGTGCCCAGTGTCACTATGGAAACCACCATGATTATGCACAACATCCAAAGAATCATTCAG GAAAATGAATCTTTAAAGAAGGACGTGTACGAGAAGAGCTCACGTATAGAGGAGCAGAATTGCAAGATCGGGGAGCTTATCAACCAGAACCAGAG GTATATGGAGCAGAGTAACCTGCTGATGGAGCAGAGGAATGACTCCCTAAAGTCCTCAAGTGAACACAACCAAGCCCGGGCGCTGCAGGCTGAGCAGGATAAG GTAcgtctgacagaggagctggccACGTGCACATCACGGGTGTCCCAGCTGCAGCAGGAGGCCACGTCTCACCAGCAGAGGGCTACAGAGCTGCAGAACAAACTGACCTCTGCCCTGCAGGACTGCGACACACACTGCACACGCATCTCCTCCTTAGAGACCCAACTGGAAG agctgAAGTTGACGGCAGAGAGAGGCCAGGCTCAGTACCGCACAGAGAAGCAGAAACGCAAAGGGATGGATCTCCGGGTGAACAACATGGAGGAGGAACTGCAGGACCTGAAGGCTGACAAAGACTGTATGGAACGA ATGGTGTCGGACAGGAAGAGGAAgtggcaggcagagaggcagcgGTGTGATGAGGAGATGGAGGAGCTGAGGAGGAGCAGCCAGCAGGACTTGGAAAGTCTGAGGACACAGCTCCGCAAGGCCAGGACCAGCACTGGCCAGGCAGCCTCAGAACAG ctaGCCCAACTGCAAGCAGAGCTGGAGGAGGAGTGGAAGGGGAAGTGTGAGCAGGCGTTGGCCTCGGCCAAGGAGCAGCAGGGGCGTGAGATGGCCGAACTGGCAGAGCAAAGAGACACACTGGAGCAGAGACTGACCCAGCTACAGGAAAAG TTCTCAGCTCTGAAGCAGTCCAGGGACTCAGAGGAGCAGTGCTTGTTACAGCAGCAGGGACAGGACGAGGAGCAGCAGGTCCTACAAGAAAAG taTTCAGGCCTGGAGGAGCAGTGGTCAGCTGTGAGACAGAAGCTGGAGGGGCGAGTGGCTGAGCTGGAAAGGAGGCTGGCAGAGCAAGGGGGCCAAGCGGACAGTGCAGGACAGGACACTGCAGGGGAG GTGAAGCGTGTAATGAATGGAGTGTTTCACTCTCTGAGGGGGGAGTTTGACCTACACGAGACTTACACAGGCAGCACTGTGCTCGGAGTAATCGTCAACATCATAAAG AGTGTTACCTTGCAACTGCTCAATGGTACTGAGAGACGTTCATCCCATCTGAGGGAAGAAGAGGTGGACAGTGATGTGAGCCATAGAGAGGAGAGACCAGCTCAGGATGCTCATGTGAATgggaaggaagaagaggaggagcagaggacaGAGCCTGAGCAGCTTAGTGAGTCCTCTgtgcagagggagggagacccCAGAGATGTGCAGGAGAGGGCTCACCTTGAGGCAGTACCAGAGACAAAGAAACCGACTCGAGTGGAGCTAGAGGCAGACACCGACACAGATCCAGAGCACCAACCACTTTCAACCCAGCCACAACCACCATCTCCCCAACCACAGGGAGAGATCACCACAGAGCCTTCTGAACCCACTGGCATAAACCCTGAGGAGAATCTGCCCTCTGAGATAGGACAGAAAACTCAGTCCGAAGGTGACATAAGTAGCCCGGAGGTGAAGAAAGTGAGTGTGATTATTGAGGGTCCCCTGGGTGAACTGAAAAGAACTAGCTCCAAAGCCACAGGTCCTCAAACCCAGCTTCCACCTCCACCAAGCCCTCTGTATGATAGTCATGAGAAAGTAACAAG TCTGACTGAGGGAGTAGGAGAGGAAAATGGGAAGGAGACATTTTTCCTGAGCACAGCCCCAACCAAACCCCCACCCACTGAGGAGGATGATGAGCTG AGCTTGAAGGGGCAACCTCCCCCAGCCCCTCTGTTTTGCGATTTAGAGGATGAAGATGATGATCTTGACTGGCTGGGATGA